In Brassica rapa cultivar Chiifu-401-42 chromosome A06, CAAS_Brap_v3.01, whole genome shotgun sequence, a single window of DNA contains:
- the LOC103872922 gene encoding extensin-3 yields MGSPVASLVATLLVLTISLTFVSQSTANYFYSSPPPPVKHYQYKSPPPPVKHYSPSPVYHSPPPPKKHYEYKSPPPPVKHYSPPPVYHSPPPPKKDYVYKSPLPPVKHYSPPPVYHSPPPPKKHYVYKSPPPPVKHYSPPPVYHSPPPPKKHYVYKSPPPPVKHYSPPPVYHSPPPPKKHYVYKSPPPPVKHYSPPPVYHSPPPPKKHYVYKSPPPPVKHYSPPPVYHSPPPPKKHYVYKSPPPPVKHYSPPPVYHSPPPPKKHYVYKSPPPPVKHYSPPPVYHSPPPPKKHYVYKSPPPPVKHYSPPPVYHSPPPPKKHYVYKSPPPPVKHYSPPPVYHSPPPPKKHYVYKSPPPPVKHYSPPPVYHSPPPPKKKYVYKSPPPPVHHYSPPHHPYLYKSPPPPYHY; encoded by the coding sequence ATGGGGTCTCCAGTGGCCTCTTTAGTAGCAACTTTGCTTGTCTTGACAATCTCTCTCACCTTCGTATCTCAATCAACCGCTAACTATTTCTACTCTTCTCCTCCACCTCCGGTTAAACACTACCAATACAAATCTCCACCTCCTCCTGTTAAGCATTACTCTCCCTCTCCAGTTTACcattctccaccaccacctaaAAAACACTACGAATACAAATCCCCTCCTCCTCCGGTCAAGCACTATTCTCCACCACCGGTTTATcactctccaccaccaccaaaaAAGGACTACGTGTACAAATCCCCTCTTCCTCCGGTTAAGCACTACTCTCCACCACCGGTTTACcattctccaccaccaccaaagaAGCACTATGTGTACAAATCCCCTCCTCCTCCGGTTAAACACTATTCTCCTCCTCCTGTTTACCATTCTCCACCACCACCCAAGAAGCACTATGTGTACAAATCTCCACCCCCACCTGTTAAGCACTACTCTCCCCCACCAGTCTACCATTCACCACCACCACCCAAAAAACATTACGTATAcaaatctcctcctcctccggttaAACACTACTCACCACCTCCAGTTTACCATTCCCCACCCCCACCTAAAAAGCATTATGTCTAcaaatctcctccaccaccggTTAAACACTACTCTCCTCCCCCGGTTTACcactctccaccaccaccaaagaAACACTACGTGTACAAATCACCTCCTCCTCCAGTTAAGCACTATTCTCCACCTCCAGTTTACcactctccaccaccaccaaagaAACACTACGTGTACAAATCCCCTCCTCCCCCGGTTAAGCATTACTCCCCTCCTCCAGTTTACCATTCCCCACCCCCACCAAAGAAACACTACGTCTAcaaatctcctcctcctccagtgAAACACTACTCTCCCCCTCCGGTTTACCATTCCCCACCACCACCAAAGAAACATTACGTGTACAAATCCCCTCCTCCTCCAGTTAAACACTATTCTCCACCACCGGTTTACcattctccaccaccaccaaagaAGCACTACGTCTACAAATCCCCTCCTCCTCCGGTTAAGCACTACTCTCCTCCTCCGGTTTATCATTCCCCACCACCACCCAAGAAAAAGTACGTATATAAGTCACCTCCTCCTCCAGTCCACCACTACTCTCCCCCACACCATCCTTACCTCTAcaaatctcctcctcctccatacCACTATTAG
- the LOC103872924 gene encoding nuclear speckle RNA-binding protein B — protein MDNKSPRSKEILGPRPTPLKIRKDSHKIIKKPPLAPQPLQSQPPQLHEQEPSQLLPPRGPVIIYTVSPKIIHTHPNNFMTLVQRLTGKTSTPTIPSSSSPYPLALDYTSASRDTSAVFDASRGSISPAARYAAMEKANVSNELGFVGGIESTNQYYQHDHHQNRATERAGILSPGPASLPQISPDFFSTVGGSDPQGFSSFFNDFSSILQATPTIPSPSSMDLFTNFFDC, from the coding sequence ATGGATAATAAATCTCCAAGATCAAAAGAAATCTTGGGACCAAGACCAACTCCATTGAAAATCCGTAAAGACTCTCACAAGATCATCAAGAAGCCACCACTAGCGCCACAACCACTACAATCACAACCACCGCAGCTACACGAGCAAGAACCATCACAACTATTGCCTCCACGCGGTCCAGTGATAATATACACTGTATCTCCCAAGATTATACATACACATCCTAATAACTTCATGACATTGGTTCAACGTCTCACAGGCAAAACCTCTACCCCCACAATTCCATCCTCCTCTTCTCCATACCCCTTAGCACTAGACTACACATCTGCATCAAGAGACACGTCAGCAGTGTTCGATGCATCCCGTGGTTCGATATCTCCGGCGGCTAGGTATGCTGCGATGGAGAAAGCTAATGTTTCAAATGAACTAGGGTTTGTGGGTGGCATAGAGAGCACGAATCAATATTACCAACATGACCATCATCAAAACCGAGCTACCGAACGTGCTGGAATCTTGTCTCCAGGGCCCGCTTCTCTACCGCAGATATCGCCAGATTTCTTTTCTACGGTTGGAGGATCTGATCCTCAAGGTTTTTCGTCGTTCTTCAATGACTTTAGCTCAATCCTACAAGCCACTCCAACGATCCCGTCTCCTTCTTCCATGGACCTTTTCACAAATTTTTTTGATTGTTAG
- the LOC103872923 gene encoding nuclear speckle RNA-binding protein B has protein sequence MADGYWNQQQRHHQPPPMSSIPHGGPLKRHRSDFEHDYVSRDEDRGIPHSVRDTRTIGSAYDRYLQSAQTSSMPSEEAGRFHGAGMGRRGGGDMGELMPGRGGVMPPDFGPNGRDLGFGQQDLVVARPGRELLRLPPDASNTLFVEGLPSNCSRREVSHIFRPFLGYKEVRLVTKDTKQRNGDPVVLCFVDFENPACAATARTALQGYRMDENEQDSKNLQIQFSRNPGRRAGQRGGRR, from the exons ATGGCAGATGGGTACTGGAACCAGCAGCAGCGACACCATCAGCCTCCTCCGATGTCGTCGATCCCTCACGGTGGTCCTCTGAAACGTCACCGTTCTGACTTCG AACATGATTACGTGTCACGAGATGAGGATAGAGGTATCCCTCATTCTGTAAGAGATACGAGGACTATTGGGTCGGCTTATGATCGCTACCTCCAGAGTGCG CAAACGTCTTCTATGCCATCTGAAGAAGCTGGTCGCTTTCATGGTGCTGGCATGGGAAGACGAGGAGGAGGTGACATGGGTGAGCTTATGCCTGGGCGTGGTGGAGTTATGCCTCCAGATTTTGGGCCTAATGGTCGAGATTTGGGTTTTGGTCAACAAGATTTAGTTGTTGCTAGGCCTGGAAGAGAACTGCTTCGTCTACCTCCAGATGCATCCAACACTCTCTTTGTCGAAGGACTTCCTTCTAATTGCTCTAGGAGGGAAGTATCTC ATATATTTCGGCCTTTTCTGGGATATAAAGAAGTGAGACTTGTGACCAAAGATACAAAGCAA AGGAATGGAGATCCTGTTGTTCTATGTTTTGTTGATTTTGAAAATCCTGCATGTGCAGCAACTGCTCGTACCGCCCTGCAAG GCTATAGAATGGATGAAAATGAACAGGACTCCAAAAATTTGCAGATCCAGTTTTCAAGAAACCCAGGTCGAAGAGCAGGACAACGCGGAGGAAGGAGGTGA
- the LOC117126064 gene encoding B3 domain-containing protein REM9-like, which produces MDQTWQVIQEERRLTRGWKEFAEAHDLRIGDIVIFKLKGSMVFHVTPFGPSCCDIQYTYPNSMEEAHDHQNNRIGARFSYSWDYCFKAEVTDSNVREDKLDLPVGATGCNALNKECKKAKLVNIEGKAWNVSMRFNESGGFYYIKGWRKFCAENKCHIGDSFVFNVVGDGNTWPLMCVCAPSKECLKSAGDIASSSRVN; this is translated from the exons ATGGATCAAACATGGCAAGTGATACAAGAAGAGAGGCGACTCACCCGAGGTTGGAAGGAGTTCGCTGAGGCACATGACCTTCGAATAGGAgacattgtcatcttcaaacTCAAAGGTTCCATGGTCTTTCACGTCACTCCTTTTGGTCCGAGCTGCTGTGACATCCAGTACACATATCCCAACTCAATGGAAGAAGCCCATGACCACCAGAACAATA GAATAGGGGCAAGGTTTTCTTACTCGTGGGACTACTGTTTTAAGGCTGAGGTCACGGATTCTAATGTCCGTGAAGACAAACTT GATCTCCCTGTGGGGGCTACTGGTTGTAATGCTCTGAACAAAGAATGCAAAAAGGCGAAACTAGTGAACATAGAGGGAAAGGCGTGGAATGTGTCAATGCGATTTAACGAATCAGGCGGCTTCTACTACATCAAAGGGTGGAGAAAGTTCTGTGCTGAAAACAAATGCCACATTGGAGACAGCTTTGTCTTCAATGTGGTTGGAGATGGGAACACTTGGCCATTGATGTGTGTCTGTGCTCCAAGTAAGGAGTGTCTTAAATCTGCAGGTGACATTGCTTCTTCCTCCCGGGTGAACTAG
- the LOC108868845 gene encoding uncharacterized protein LOC108868845, translating to MVIRCKKAVTIADDDDLYVYLGCVDKENQRCLLVVESSERSGARPQDKLSIAGKSSVGMNYNDLQLLEHEVGPNAITLYVGENQGNNEVSAKETGTGMETDTGMETDTPAETDTAAETDTGMENDTAAETDTGMENDTAAENETAAETDTAAENETAAETDTVHPTADKYVEEPPAIVRSSCIEEWGDGLSLNKHDEFPSKKAIQEMVDRAAYCECYRYVTKKSDRNRLVITCSQADCKWVIRASRIAGTEIFSIKSYTKMHTCSRTQQSDSNDKRRASAEVVASFLNEEFPGDMQTPTPKDIKALVKSKLGVMISYSTALRGKNLASCDTRGSPEDSYRMMYSYLYMLEKMNTRTKTSVKLDDSGKFKYLFIALGACIEGFAVMRKVIVVDATWLKNGYGGVLIFAKAQDPNRHCYPLAFAVLDGENHASWTWFFEMLRSVIPDSSELVFMSDRNPSLIFAIANVYPQAHHGHFLWHLKENVKGHASNVTKDVVGHRFMELGKMYTMAYCRTIYAVPDMSVWEVPDHIRELKIIPPDPIKRKGRKRVNRLPSGGERRRRTQNKKRPRQNFGFNWLLFGNGSSPSEQNTA from the coding sequence ATGGTGATACGTTGCAAGAAAGCTGTAACTATTGCTGATGATGACGATCTTTATGTTTACCTCGGATGTGTCGATAAAGAGAACCAAAGATGTCTTTTGGTTGTGGAGAGTAGTGAAAGGTCGGGAGCGAGACCACAAGATAAACTTTCGATAGCGGGTAAAAGTTCTGTTGGTATGAACTACAACGATTTGCAGCTATTGGAACATGAAGTTGGACCTAATGCCATTACATTGTACGTTGGTGAGAACCAGGGGAATAACGAGGTGAGTGCTAAAGAGACTGGTACTGGTATGGAGACTGATACTGGTATGGAGACTGATACGCCTGCGGAGACTGATACGGCTGCGGAGACTGATACAGGTATGGAGAATGATACGGCTGCGGAGACTGATACTGGTATGGAGAATGATACTGCTGCGGAGAATGAAACGGCTGCGGAGACTGATACGGCTGCGGAGAATGAAACGGCTGCGGAGACTGATACCGTACATCCAACCGCCGATAAGTATGTTGAAGAGCCACCTGCAATAGTACGGAGTAGTTGTATAGAGGAATGGGGCGATGGTTTGAGTCTCAATAAACATGACGAATTTCCAAGTAAGAAGGCAATTCAGGAGATGGTGGATAGAGCTGCATATTGTGAATGTTATCGTTATGTCACTAAAAAGTCTGATCGAAATCGATTGGTGATAACATGTTCGCAAGCTGACTGCAAATGGGTAATACGAGCTTCAAGGATTGCTGGGACAGAAATTTTCTCAATAAAAAGCTACACGAAGATGCATACATGCTCGCGGACACAACAAAGTGACAGCAACGACAAGAGAAGAGCGTCAGCAGAAGTAGTGGCAAGTTTTTTGAATGAGGAATTCCCAGGAGATATGCAAACTCCAACTCCAAAAGATATTAAGGCTCTGGTTAAGTCCAAACTTGGTGTCATGATATCCTACTCCACAGCATTGCGTGGAAAGAATTTGGCTTCTTGTGATACACGTGGTAGTCCGGAAGATAGCTACAGGATGATGTATAGCTATTTGTACATGTTAGAGAAAATGAACACGAGAACAAAAACTAGTGTGAAATTGGATGACTCAGGTAAATTCAAGTACCTCTTCATAGCGTTAGGAGCTTGCATTGAAGGGTTTGCAGTTATGAGAAAAGTGATTGTTGTCGATGCAACATGGCTAAAGAACGGATATGGGGGTGTTCTAATTTTTGCCAAAGCTCAAGATCCTAACCGTCATTGCTATCCACTTGCGTTTGCTGTACTTGATGGAGAGAATCATGCTAGTTGGACCTGGTTTTTTGAGATGCTTAGAAGCGTTATACCAGACTCTTCTGAACTGGTTTTCATGAGTGATAGAAATCCAAGTCTGATATTTGCAATAGCAAACGTGTACCCTCAGGCTCACCATGGTCATTTTTTATGGCATTTGAAGGAAAATGTTAAAGGGCATGCTTCTAACGTCACCAAAGATGTAGTCGGGCATAGATTCATGGAGTTGGGAAAGATGTACACAATGGCGTATTGCAGGACAATTTATGCTGTGCCAGACATGTCTGTATGGGAAGTCCCGGATCACATCAGGGAGCTGAAGATCATACCTCCGGATCCTATCAAGCGGAAGGGAAGGAAAAGAGTTAATAGACTTCCATCTGGTGGAGAACGCCGTAGGAGGACACAGAACAAAAAGCGGCCTAGGCAAAATTTTGGTTTCAATTGGCTGTTATTTGGAAATGGTTCAAGCCCTTCAGAGCAGAACACGGCCTAA